From the Parus major isolate Abel chromosome 1A, Parus_major1.1, whole genome shotgun sequence genome, the window GAAAGAGCAGTTAGTAAGCACTACAGAAAAGATGAATCAGTCACTTTTCCAAATCTCTGTGATATTTCTCTCGTTTGCTCTCTTGCTTTTCATCATGCTTCTCATTTCACATGCTCTTCATCCCCTTTTAAGAGACAAGTTCTTTGttccatttgttttttatttgccaTTCTTCACTATTTCTGTCATATCCTTTCGACAGGAGTTGACCAAAACATTGCACCATATTTGAGATGGAGCACACTAGAAATTAATAGCCTGGCAGCCTAATAAATCTGTCTGTTTGGGGATCTCATATAATCAAAAAGTACCAAGAGCACTGAGGCCAGCTCATGCATCTAAATGAGAGGGAATACAGATATATCTGTGAACTTTAATACCACTTTTATTCCAGAAGTACAGACTGTTCACACTTGCTCATAAAACAGAGATCTTTCCCAAAAAAGCTTCCATGtgttaaaagcttttaaaggaaaagcagagggctAGAAGGCAATCAGAACACACATCATTTCTGCCCACACACAAAAACTGTCACAGGAAATTATTGATGCACAAATTGTTTTTCACATCCgtacttttaaaagaaaatctaacAAATCATTTTGGATGACCAATTTCAGAAACCTCAAAGAGCTCCTCAAAGAGGTGGGTTGGAAAAGCCAATGTGAAGCCACACATAAGCAAGTATGAACAACACTGAAGGTAACCAAAATGGAAAGTTCTGATCTCTATGGAGTAACTCACCTTCCTCTTTACTGTGTATTTTAACTGCACATTGTGACAAATTTTCTCAAGACGATCTTCTCgctttttccttctgatctGCTCTTCCTACAAAAAAGGGAGAGTGTAGGCAGGATGAAGTGGATTTAGTCCTCAACCCTTGGTATCGCTATTTATTGTCTGGGCATAGAAAAAAGACTTGACAGGAACAAAACTGCCAGTACAGGGTGCCGTTCCCCCAGAGTGCTCGCCTACTGAGTGTTACTCTGCTCCAAGCAATATCATTTCCTGTCGCTCTATTGGGAACAGCGAGAAaaatgacacagactctcttgtgtgTTGAACgggagagcaaagtttattattcttgatcttcttttatagataTGTTGGAGAAAGTccgagaggtaaaactctcattggtcattaaagcaacacatctaCTATCATTGGTTAAGTGGAACAtcaccccttgactgttttcctaaacaccacctgcaaagattgttgtcctttaccaaggactgtttggattctttctcatgctttctcaggccagaatGAGAAGCCCatgacttagtttcacacaggctttgttcccttctttttgcatttagcatccacagtTTCCTGTCTTGGGCAACCTGCAGGCAAAGACACACATCCACCAGATTTACCTCAGGTGTTTTCCACTCATCATCCAGGATACAGGAACAGTTTACCCAGAGAGGCGGCAGAGTTCCCTTCCCGGGAGATGCTAAGAAGCCGTCTGGACACAGGGTACCGCGCTCTAGGGACTCTGCTCGAGCGGAGAGGCTGTCCTGGGCGATCCCcaggggtcccttccagcccagccatTCTGCGACTATGTGACAGCAGCCCTCCTAATCCTTTTTCCCGGTTATTTCACCCGTCCTCTACACAGGAGCGCTTCCTCACCTTCAGCCTGTCCACCATGTCCCGCTGCTCTTTCCTCTGCACGAAGGCCGTGACCCAGTCGGGCTGCCCGGCCGTGTCCGCGCTGCCCGGCCGCGCCTGCTGCGGGCTCAGCTCGTCCTGCCCGCCGGCCCCGAGCGCCAGCAGCCGCGCCTCCGCCTGCCGCCGCTTCTGCTCCCAGTCCCGGAGCCACGACAAGGCCCCGCAGATGAGGCTCAGCGATTTTCCCTGTCACGGAGAGCCGGCAAGGTGAGGAGCGCTGCCCCACCGCCGCGGCCCCGCTCGGCCTCAGCCGCGGCTCGGCCCCACCGCCTCACCGTGCCCGTGGGGCTCTCGAAGATGCCAACCCGGCCGCCCTCCAGCGCGCCGTACAGCGCCTCCATGAACTGCTCCTGGATGCGGTACGGCGTGTAGGGGAACGGGAACCGGCCCGCCGCCGTCCCGCTCGCCATCCCGCTCTCCGTCCCGCTCTCCATCCCGCTCGCCATCCCGCTCTCCGTCCCGCTCTCCATCCCGCTCGCCATCCCGCTCTCCATCCCGCTCGCCATCCCGCTCTCCAACCCGCCCCGCTCCCGAGCGgccgccggggccgcccccgccccTTCCCGTGCCGCGGCGGAAGAGCCGCGCTGCCCTCCCCGCACAGACACCGCCTCTTCCCGAGCTCCGGACCGCGGCCCGCGCTCACCCTGCTTCCCCGCTCCCTCCCGGCGCACGGAGGGGCAGAAAACTGGattacagaggagaaaaaaaaaaaaaaaaaaaaaaggttttatttaggGTGGAAACGCACAATGTGCAATAAAACATTGCAATATAGAAAAGGTTTAGGTAATAGGCAGTCCTTAAATGCCGAACTGTGTATGTTAATACTCTGGAAACAAGAGCGACCTAAAGAGGAGTGACATAAAAAGAACAAGGCTATTGCAATCAGTCTCTGGACCAGCAGTGGGAACTCACCGTGTACCGGTTCAGACTTGAACATCTGGgaataaatcttttcttttaGGGTTAAATACTATAAGGCCACATTTTTGTCCGTGTTTTGTTGATGTCCCAAGTTGGAAGGAGTTTCAAATTAGCAACAACAAATCTAGGTGAAGCTACAGACTGCCTTTCAACTGGAAGAGCTTCTGCATCCAGGTTTTCTGGGAACAGCCATTACAGTTTTGTGTTACTTAGCTATCATGAGGTAAGAATTCTTTGTCCCGTGTAAGAtttggaaaatagaaaatatttggaaaatagaaagaaaagacagatgGAAGTTCAGCTCCAAAATTTCACGCCAAAAAGATCTGGAAATGCCTTGTCAAACACTGTGTAGACTTACTAAACCAAAGTTTTGACTTTATTTTGACCTTCGCCTTAGCTGTATTTTACAAGCCCAGTTCTCCCAGTTATTATTCTAGCATATATTCACAGTCCCCACTTTCACTGAAGCTGGTGGTCGTTCCTCAGGCTCTTGCTTGACTCCGACCCTTCCTAAACCCCCAGCACTCAACTCTTGGGACTAACTCCTTGTTTCCAGATCTCCTGAAGTTTTTTGTGCCTCTGGGATTAAGCACCCAACCCTACCACCAGATATACCATGTCTTCAGTCAGTCTTTTCCCACCATGGTTCTCACCATGCATTTAGCTACCCCCAAAAACTACTTTATATTCCTGCTCTGAACACCACTCCAGGCTTATGGCAGAAGTGAGCGTGAGGTGAGGATTCTTCTACCCACCAGACATTTATAAGGTTTCTTGGCCATGTGTATTTTCCAATGCACTTTAAGTGTTGAGCTTTTCCAGAAGGTTTTCCCACACTCGACACACTTGTAGGGCTTGGTTCCCATGTGGATCCTCAGGTGGGCACCGAGGGCCGAGCTGTGCCAGAAGGTTTTCCCACACTCGACACACTTGTAGGGTCTCTCGGCACGGTGGATCCTCAGGTGCACATTGAGAGCTGAGCTCCGGCGGAAGCTGTCCCCGCACTCCACACAGATGTAGGGCCGCTCCTCAGTGTGCAGGCTCTGATGCTTGGCCAGAGTGGAGGGGTCGCTGCACCTCCGGCCACACTCGAtgcactggaaggggctgggcaggaggctgCCATGGCACACAGGCAAGGCCTCTTCCCTGTGGATCCGGCGGTGAGTGGTGAGCGCTGAGCTTTGGCTGAAGCCCTTCCCGCACACGGGGCACTTGTAGGGCCTCTCGCCCGTGTGCGTTCGCACGTGAGTCACCAGCGAGGAGCTCTGCCGGAAGGTCTTCCCACAATCTGTGCACTCGTAGGGTTTCTCTCCCGTGTGAATCCTCTGATGCCGAATGATGGCTGAGCTGTCCCGGAAACGCTTCCCACACACCTGGCACTTGTGGGGCTTCTCTCCGGTGTGGACCCTCCGATGTATGATCAGGGAGGAGCGGTCGCTGAAGCTTTTCTCACACCGCGGACAGTTAAAGGGTTTCTCACCCTTGTGGCTTCGCTGGTGGACGATGAGATGTGAGTTCTGgctgaagctcttcccacattcGTTGCACAGGTAGTGTCTCTCTCCTGTGTGGGTGCGCTGGTGCCTGATCACGTTAGACCTCTGGCTGAAGGTCTTCTCGCACTCGCTGCACTGGTAGGGCTTCTCCCCTGTGTGGATTCGCTGGTGTTTGATCAGGTCCGAATTGCGGGTGAAACTCTTCCCAcattcagagcagctgaagggtTTCTCTGCCAGGTGGATCCTCTGGTGCTGGCTCAGGTATGAACTCCGGGTAAAGCTCTTCCCACACTCGGGACACTTGTAGGTTTTCTCCCCCACCTGCTGAATCCAAATGGCACCATTCCCACACATGGGCAGATCTGGCCTGTCCCCAGCAAGGATAGCCTTCTTTATAGGGGCTTTACCACTGTCCTTGCACCCCCAGACTTCCATCTCATAAGGAGGTACCATTTCATATCTCTTTGGAAAACATGTCTCCATCTCACTTTctctttccagctcctgcttgtGGTCCTGTCTTTGATCAGCCTCCTGGAGGGAATCTCCTGTGAGCTCCCTGGAGGGGAACAGATGGAGTTCAGCTTTCACTGAACCTTCCTGATGAAGTTCCTGATGAATGCTGCCCTTCTGCGTGTCTCCCATGATCCTGTCACCTGCTGGAGTGAACAGAGGAAGTAGCAATGAACGAACTCCCAGCTTCTCTGAGGGGCAAGTCCTCACAGGGAAACCACCAAGACCTGCTGCACATCAGCCACCATGAGCTGACAGCACAGGAGACAGCCCCTTGGTACCTTCTCAGGCACAGTGAGGGCATGGAGATTGAGGTGAGTGGGAAGGGAATATGGTTCAAGGATGGGAGGCCACTGTATCACAGACTGCAAAGGGAATCCTCTGTCAAAATTACAGCTCTAAAGGGCAAGACCTGTCACTTGCTTGCCTTCAAAGTTCCCACGTCTAGAAAGCTTAGAGGAACATTGTGAGTGCTTTCCTTGATAATTCCCATTGCAGCTGCTactcctcctgctgcctgtgaaTCACTGCTCTTCAGCCAATATTCCCATGCTTAATCATGGAAGAAATCTGCCAACACCACAGAAACATCCACCCTTACCCAGCAGactatttatttcctttcttccttccagtCATAgctcttttccttaaaaagaaagctCTTCAGCAAATTGTACCTAGATTTCATCTACAGAACAGATAGACAACGGAGTGGAATGATAAACTGTTTAATCAACTTTTAGACTAAAACATTTGGAGGGTCCTGGTTTTTCATGGGTTATACTTATTTGGAGACACACCTTGGAAATTCATGCTGGAGTGTAAGATGAGCTGAACAGCACTGCTTACAGACTGAAGATCATCCTATCACACGGAGTAGGAGGTCATGCAGTACAGACCCCCTCAGGTTTTGTTTCAGCTGATCTGCAGATTTTGGAAGATACCACTACACTGGTTATTCCAATCCCCAAAGTTTTGTTTACAGCACTTAGGCCTGAAAAGTATTTGCAGTACAAAGGTACTCAAAAGcaacaaaccaacccaaataTTGTCATATATTGTCAGCAcgaaaagaagaaaaagccacatTTTGGTTTATGCCTTTTAACATTATGAGTATattctttgctgaaaaatacacaagatttatttcattttgcacAGGGTCTTTTTGAAAGGGTATTAGATACCCCAGGACTGAGTTTTGTCTTTGCCATACTCTCCCTACAGATCTTCATGGAAGCAGAATCTGTTTACTGAGGGAGCAGAAGAGGCAGGGTGAGTGTGGAGGGCCAGCATGGTAAACCCCAAATTTTCAGCAttcagcttttcccttcccagacATGCTCCATGCAATTTCTCACCTCGTGAGCAGTCTTTCTACTGGCTCAGTGTTAGGCTGCTTTTGGTCAAAAACCTGCTTCTCTTCACTTATCCAAAAGGTTAAAGCCAAGCTGGGGACTGCAGGTCCTgatcagaggaaggaaaacagacatACCAAATACCTGTCATGGTAACAGTGCTGTAGGGTGAGATTACAGGAGGATAAGTATTTAGGAGCTGAAAGTAACCTAGACCATAGGAAAATGATGCCCAGAAACACGAGTCAGGGTCACTGTCTGTCTTGCCATGAACACTGAGACACCACTGTTCAGGTCCAATAATCAGGGCCAGCTTGGGCAGCACATACAGGTCAACCACATGTCCAGAGAGCTGCCTGACAGCTCACTGCCTTCTCACAGGTGTCTGGATGTTCTTCCTGCTACACTTCCAGACCAAAAATGCCTCCTGACCAATTTTGTGTTAGAAAAGTATCAATTCCTCAAACAATTTTCGCTCCAATACCTTTCTTCCTAGTGTTTTCTGCCGTGGTCTGGAGCCCCATTTAGTGATTGTGGATCCAGTCCTAATGGATCAGCCAAGCATACACAGATCTGGGCAAGAGACAGAATTTTGATCTGCTCACacatcaccagcagcagcccaaaGGCAGAATTTCCTGTCCAGgattttcctccagaaaaatgGGCATTTGACTGCCCTCTTCCAGATGGATTTTACAGGACTGGTagagagcagaaagaaagacacacacacacacctgttCATGAACAAACACTGCCTGGGGGAGGGGGCAGCCCGatgggggacagcagggagaaaGCCGGGGCAGCGGAGGATGGAGTGTTTGGAACGCAGGTGTCTGTGACATCAGTGGCaaagcagcagaggtgacacCTCCAGCAGTGCAAGTGGGCCCCAACTGTCACAGGCACCGCTCCCAGTGCCATGATGGCTTTGTGGGCTTATCTGGCTTTGTCTGGTGAGTAGGAAATGTCTCTCCTCCAAACCCAGTTGTAAGGAAGGGCAGCTaacccagctgctctgcaccctCCCCATCACTCCTCAGCTTGGGCAGTTTGGAGGCAAAAGGAAGGGATGAAGCACCCTCCACTGCCCCAGGTGCAAAGATCCCAGGGCTTATAATTTTGGCAATTCTCACCACTGGAGTTGGTATTTTATTCATCAAGGAGGGCCACAGAGCGATCTAAGAGGCAGGCAGGAATCAGAGCAGGATGCAGTGGGCACAGGCTGGAACAGAAGTGGAGGCTGGAGATGCCATGACAGAGACAGCTGGGTGCATTAAACCAGACACGAGCACTAATGCACAGGTCTAGAGTCAACCCACAAAGCTAAGAGGGAAGAGCTGGCCCAGTAAATAAACAGgggaagcaggagaaggaggcCTGAGAGAGGACCTTGGTTAAAAACCTATTTAGCCAGAGGAAGAGTGTTTGCAGAGGCTAAAAAATCTTGCAAGGAAACAGTCTACTTGCTCCAGCCCTGACAACAGAGCATTATTCTCAGTTTCAGTCATGACTTCCAAGACATTTCTCCCAGTTTAAGATTTGAATCTCCAGAGTTTTGGTGAAGGTCCACCTCAGCCATGTACTGTCAACTCCTTTCAATATGGGCAAAGCAAGTTTTACACAGGTCTGGACCTTCCATCTCTAGCTTGTTAATGCATTTTCCATGTGCTGGATCCTGCACCCAGAAAAGGCAACAGAGATCAGGATTCAGCCCTTCAGCTCTTCCAAACATGCCATGGTTagcatttccttctccctctgaCTCCCTGCACTCTGTTTTTCACCAGTGCTCTTGGGCTGGGGCTGCATAGCTGGCCCTCGGGGCACAaaggcacagcagccaggaacACCACTCTCTGACCAGGAATACCACCAGTTCTTCAAGTTCCTGCGGATGACCATCcaagccagcactgcctgccacCTTCGTGAGCTGTACGGCTGCAAGAACTCACTGGTCCGGAGATTGGATGAGTATGAAAACCACGGAGTCATCCCTCCAGGTAAAGCCAACCATGATTCCCAAGGGCAGGCAGTTGGACAGGAGTCTTGCATGGCCCTGATCACCGAGACAGGGAACACTTGGGATCTGGGGAGGAGAAGTGGGGGGAGAGGGGTGGGTATCAATCCTGCAGTGAGAAGAAGGCATGTGCTCATGGGCATCTTCTCTGACATTTGATTTGATCCACATGTGACCCTAGGACCAGCCTCCTCCAACCCTTGGGTCATGAAGATGATCAAGAAACAGTGGAGTTTCTCAAAAGGTTCCCAAATGACACAGGGGTTTTCAAGGAGGAATGTCACTCCACAGGAAGGTTATTGCTAAGGGAGATGCCAGCACTGGAGTCTGTCACTGGGTCTGTGTCTTTATTTGCCTCTTTCTAGGGCCCATATGCTCTGAACTGCCAGGAAATCTTTTATTCCACAACTTCTGCACCTTTTCTCTTTATCGCTGTATtatgaaaaagtatttccttAAGGTGagttattttaataatagtTATTTAGCTATTTCCTGAAGACTATAGTGTGCTTTGGGCAATTAACAGGCAAAAAGAGAGAGCCCTGAATATGAGTaagtgagaaaacagaaagctaAAAGACAGGGAAGACAGAAGAGAGCCATGGGAAGCCCACCTTTCAGGAGCACTCACACCAAGCTGATTAGCTAACACAGATGGCACCAGCAGCCACTTGATGGAAAGCAGACTTTGCAGAAGGCATTCTTCAAGAAAATGAACCTTTGAGGACCACCTCAGCCCTCTTCTCCACATCTCATTCCCAACCAAGCTGAGACAATCTAGGTTTCTCCAGAAGAAAGGGGGATTCATGTAGGCTAGAAGAGAGTAAGGACAGCTGTTATTCCCAAGAGAGATTTATGGGGAGACTTGACAAGGAGAGGATATGGAGGTTTACTTTGCTTTCCTGGGCTCAATTTAGTAGGAAATGTGAAAGATGAGATTGTGCAGTGAGAGCTAAACCCATAGAACAGAGCTGTGCATAGGTACCTGCTCCTAAGGCTCTCCAGAGGAATGTTTTCTCCTCCACAGAGGACTGCGtgcccaggacacagcagagccaaccagcacagcaaagcaggcACCAACATCATCACGAGCAGTGATGCCATGTCATCCAGCAGCTTCAGTTCCCAGCCAGTCCCCACCACATCTCCCACGCCTGGCTCCAGACCTggcacagaggcagctctgaTCCCCACCTCCTTCCCTGTGAGCACACAACCAAATCCTTCTGGCCCACAAGGCACAGAGGCGACAGCCAGTGGCCAGCAGCAAGGACAGCTGCCCAACAGTGACATCGAGGATCTCCTCCTGAGGATAATGGACAGCCAGGTGCAGACTTCACTGCAGACAATGAAGTTGTTGATGTCTGTTGGGAAGACAGTGAAGGAGGAAGAGCTGCGGAAGGCTGCCACAACCCTGCTGATGGCCCTGAACAATGCAAATGTGACTTGGTCACCAAACAACTGATACGGCTCAACAGTGCAGTAAATACAGAGGGAAAGCCATCTCTTCCAAGTGCATGGGGAAACAGAGACATGGAAAATGCTACTGCTCGGGATTCAGAGAAAAAGATGGTATCCTCTTGGAAGTAAATGTATTGAAAAGATACCATTCTCCCCTGTAAAAACTCTTTGCTCACCATTAATGGCGTTTGTTGTGTCATTCAAGGGATGTCATGGGAGAATGATggcttttcttcattaaatgtAGGTGCTCCTGCTCAAAAGCATTAAGAGAAGGACCTTCTTTGGAAGTATGTGTGtgaatatacatatacacacacagatatataaGGCGTGCTGTACAAGTGCAGGAAGGCCTTAACCTGAAAGGGTGGTCCAGTGCTCTCCTTGTACTGGGGTTTGCACATAGTCAACATCTACTTCTGAAATATTGTTACAAAACACACAGGATAAATATTCACATTAAGAGCCTCCTCTTGTCTCTCGCAAAAAATAAGAGAGTCTGATTTATAGGAACTTTGTATGAagtgtttcttttctaaatacTAAACATGCCTGTAAGTAAAAATGTGTGAAGCCATCTGGAGTCTGCAGTTGCTGCTAAAAGCAGAGTGGGAACTCTCCAAGAACCAGTTCTGGTTCTCTGAATCTCCACTCAGAAGAAGATCCTCAAACTCAATCTAAGCTCCAGTGGTTCTGGCTTTCAGGAGACCACCACTGAAGTAAGAATCCCCTATTCAGCTTTCCTCCTGCAGGCTTTCTTGTTACCTCTTCCACCAAGGGCTATGAGAAGAAAGGGGTCAAAGGCAGCTCTCTCGATGATGCACCACACCAAGCAACATCCTTGCGGAGACGGTCTGGGATGCTGGTTCCCTTTACACTGCTAAGTGACACAAACACAACTGAATGAAATATAGGCTCTGTTCTATCCATTGAAGGAAGTCCTTAGAAAGAAATCTCAAAATCACAGGTCCTCCCTCCACTGTCCTGGGAACTGTAATCTTTCCCAAGGCCAAAGGCACGTCACACATGGAAAATGTGCAAGCCCTGGAACAGTCCCTAGCAGGTGAGATCCCTAACAGAGCGCACACTGCCCTGGCCGCACTCCGGCACACCAGCTCATTCTGTTCTCCCTGGAAGGTGCTCAAAGCTGCCGGATCCCTGCCTGAGGCACCACGGCTTGCGCCCCATCCAGCTGCCTGGGCAATGacagcttctccagctccagcagcaggggtACTTCTGGCAGCAGCCTTTGCTTGCCACCCCGACCCTCGGGGCCTGGCTGGCAGCCCACGCGTTTGGGTGCCAGATTTGGCAGCCACGAACAGATCGCTGGAGATTTCCCACTCGGATGGCTCCGGCCAGGCCCTGCACGAAGCGGCGGCCCGGTACCGCGTCCCTGGGCCATCCTCCCGCCGGGGCTGGGGGCCGGGAGAGCCGCTCCTCACAGCCCCGCCTGGGCTCGGTCCCCCCCGCCTGCCCGGTGGCCGGACCCCGCCGAGGCCCCGAGGAGCGCtcgccccgctccgccccgctccgccccaCTCCGTTCCCTGCTCCCCCGGCACGGTGGCGGCGTTCCCAGCCCGTTAGCTCGCCCGGCGCCGCCCTGCTTTTGTTACAGAGAAGCCACGGACTCaccgggagcggcggggccgagGGCCCGGGGAGCGGTGCGCTCCGCTGCTCCGGTTCGGCCGCGTTCCCCCGAGCGTGCGCCGGGCACAGCCCCGGTACCGCCGCcgatggggatggggagggggcgCTGCCCCGTGCGTTGTACGGAACCGCCCCCGGGAGGGAGGGGCCCGCTCGGGGCAGCGGGGATCCGGCCTCGGGTCGCTGCCACACACCGCCTTCCCCGGTGGTCCTGGCCGGGAGGGGCCGGGCACGGCTTCGCGTCCTGTTGGATACCAGGGCTCTCTAATGGTGGGAGCATCGTCACCTCCCGGGTCGTAGCTCATACCTGCACAGACCACCCAACTGGGCTTCCAGCGGCCCTTGCCGCCGATTCCCTGGCTGGGTTTTACGAGCCTACAGGCCCTGGCAGGGTTCAGCATCACTGCTGAAGGTCACAAGATGGTATTTTATTCCATAACGCCAATTCCCTTCAGGCGACTGGAGGCTTCACTCCGCTACTGCTTCTAAAGGTTTTCTGAGACACCATGGAACCTTCTGTGTTCAGGTGCAAGATAATACATCCCAGGAACACACACAGGTACAGCTTATGCCACAGGAAAGGATCCATCCATCCCAGACAAAGTATCTATTTGCAGTACCTCCTGCAAGCATTGCTTGTGCTCAGCCAAGTACTTTTTGCCTGGGGGAATGCAGGAATGGCTGCTCCCTTTGAATGACATACAGCAGTAAGTAATGGGCTGAGGAATATGGCAATGACAGAAAGATTTTGGATGAGCTTTTGAGAagaatggcagaaaaaaaaaaggttcacCAAGCCCTCCCCACatgcagctgaggaaaaacCTTATCATTTTTCAGGACAACTGGCTTCCCAGttcaccagctgctgcagaagtcTCCTGATCTTGGGAGATAGTAACCACAGTTCCCAGCAGAGTGCAGCCCAAATAAAGCAGGTTTCAAGACATCTTTAtcagtttgctgctgctgccatgcacAGGTAACTGTTTGTTGCACCTGGCAGAGGTTTTCTTCACTGGGGATTCAAGAGCAGCTACCGTTGTGCTTTCTCGACACGCCATTTGTCAAACATTAAGTTTTCGTAGGGGCTTAattatctctgttttctgtaacTCCTTTCTTTGCTCTGTGGCCAAAAGATTAGACACCATTAGACAACAGTCTTACcatatttttctgtaactgAGGGCAAGCCCTATTAGTTCTGGATAAAAGTGTATCACACATCAACCTTCActgattttctctctgcctgaaggttaaaaacaacagcaactgTATTATACAATGTAGCAATGAAAAATATAGGAAACTgacatttcaatttaaattaaaaggaaactGGAATCgatgaaaaatattaacaagCTTTGCTTCTTTGTGGCTGCACAAAATATACCCAGATCAGTCTCATCAGACTACATTTCACAGTCTGGCATGACAAGTCCTCACCCTTCTTTTTAATCACAGAGTTAATCTAGTTTCAGTGAGGGTTGTGAGCTTAGATAGTCTCATACATTTTAGGAGCATATTTGCTCAGTTAAGGattcagtcattaaaaaaatcttctttgtTAATTTAGA encodes:
- the LOC107204440 gene encoding zinc finger protein 501-like isoform X3, whose protein sequence is MGDTQKGSIHQELHQEGSVKAELHLFPSRELTGDSLQEADQRQDHKQELERESEMETCFPKRYEMVPPYEMEVWGCKDSGKAPIKKAILAGDRPDLPMCGNGAIWIQQVGEKTYKCPECGKSFTRSSYLSQHQRIHLAEKPFSCSECGKSFTRNSDLIKHQRIHTGEKPYQCSECEKTFSQRSNVIRHQRTHTGERHYLCNECGKSFSQNSHLIVHQRSHKGEKPFNCPRCEKSFSDRSSLIIHRRVHTGEKPHKCQVCGKRFRDSSAIIRHQRIHTGEKPYECTDCGKTFRQSSSLVTHVRTHTGERPYKCPVCGKGFSQSSALTTHRRIHREEALPVCHGSLLPSPFQCIECGRRCSDPSTLAKHQSLHTEERPYICVECGDSFRRSSALNVHLRIHRAERPYKCVECGKTFWHSSALGAHLRIHMGTKPYKCVECGKTFWKSSTLKVHWKIHMAKKPYKCLVGRRILTSRSLLP
- the LOC107204440 gene encoding zinc finger protein 883-like isoform X1 — encoded protein: MLPPLESPGIQQDAKPCPAPPGQDHRGRRCVAATRGRIPAAPSGPLPPGGGSVQRTGQRPLPIPIGGGTGAVPGARSGERGRTGAAERTAPRALGPAAPAGDRIMGDTQKGSIHQELHQEGSVKAELHLFPSRELTGDSLQEADQRQDHKQELERESEMETCFPKRYEMVPPYEMEVWGCKDSGKAPIKKAILAGDRPDLPMCGNGAIWIQQVGEKTYKCPECGKSFTRSSYLSQHQRIHLAEKPFSCSECGKSFTRNSDLIKHQRIHTGEKPYQCSECEKTFSQRSNVIRHQRTHTGERHYLCNECGKSFSQNSHLIVHQRSHKGEKPFNCPRCEKSFSDRSSLIIHRRVHTGEKPHKCQVCGKRFRDSSAIIRHQRIHTGEKPYECTDCGKTFRQSSSLVTHVRTHTGERPYKCPVCGKGFSQSSALTTHRRIHREEALPVCHGSLLPSPFQCIECGRRCSDPSTLAKHQSLHTEERPYICVECGDSFRRSSALNVHLRIHRAERPYKCVECGKTFWHSSALGAHLRIHMGTKPYKCVECGKTFWKSSTLKVHWKIHMAKKPYKCLVGRRILTSRSLLP
- the LOC107204440 gene encoding zinc finger protein 883-like isoform X2; the encoded protein is MLPPLESPGIQQDAKPCPAPPGQDHRGRRCVAATRGRIPAAPSGPLPPGGGSVQRTGQRPLPIPIGGGTGAVPGARSGERGRTGAAERTAPRALGPAAPGDRIMGDTQKGSIHQELHQEGSVKAELHLFPSRELTGDSLQEADQRQDHKQELERESEMETCFPKRYEMVPPYEMEVWGCKDSGKAPIKKAILAGDRPDLPMCGNGAIWIQQVGEKTYKCPECGKSFTRSSYLSQHQRIHLAEKPFSCSECGKSFTRNSDLIKHQRIHTGEKPYQCSECEKTFSQRSNVIRHQRTHTGERHYLCNECGKSFSQNSHLIVHQRSHKGEKPFNCPRCEKSFSDRSSLIIHRRVHTGEKPHKCQVCGKRFRDSSAIIRHQRIHTGEKPYECTDCGKTFRQSSSLVTHVRTHTGERPYKCPVCGKGFSQSSALTTHRRIHREEALPVCHGSLLPSPFQCIECGRRCSDPSTLAKHQSLHTEERPYICVECGDSFRRSSALNVHLRIHRAERPYKCVECGKTFWHSSALGAHLRIHMGTKPYKCVECGKTFWKSSTLKVHWKIHMAKKPYKCLVGRRILTSRSLLP
- the LOC107204442 gene encoding acrosin-binding protein-like codes for the protein MTIQASTACHLRELYGCKNSLVRRLDEYENHGVIPPGPICSELPGNLLFHNFCTFSLYRCIMKKYFLKRTACPGHSRANQHSKAGTNIITSSDAMSSSSFSSQPVPTTSPTPGSRPGTEAALIPTSFPVSTQPNPSGPQGTEATASGQQQGQLPNSDIEDLLLRIMDSQVQTSLQTMKLLMSVGKTVKEEELRKAATTLLMALNNANVTWSPNN